CAAAGAGCCCGAGCGCTCCTATACTACAGGCAAAGATAGCTATCGGTCGTAAAAAACTAAGTAGGCTTACCCCACTTGCGCGCATAACAACCACCTCGGAGTCGCCAGACATGCGGGCAAAGGCGAGCATCACGCCGAGCAGGGTAGACATTGGCAGAGCTATTTCAAGAAAGGTGGGAATAATAGCGATGAAGACCTGAAAGATCTGACCGAATTCGACCCCTCGATTAATAATAAGTGAGGTTAGCTTGAGCATGCGCAGGGTTAGCAATAACCCTGTAAAGGCCGTCAGGCTGATGAGGAAAAATGTCAATACCTCAGATATTATATAGCGAGAGAGGATTCGCACTGGTTAAGAACCGAAAGTTATAAGTACACAATTTCTAGCACTAATAGATTTACGATACCCCGAGCTAACTATTCTCGCTACCTTGCCTTGAGGAGAATCGCTGAAAACGCCGTTCTCTAGAAGCTACAAGGAATATCTCCATTTGAAGCTGCTCACATGCAAGTTGCAAGAGCTATAAATTCAAGAAAATTACCCAGTCAAAAACCCGAAGAGCCAAAAAAAGAGGACCACGATGGATCCTCTTTTTTTTAATAGATGTAAACACCCTCTAATCTTAGAGTAGTCCTGGACCACTATTAAGACGAGCCTCATCTTTACGTTGCTTCTTACGAGCTTCCTTCTCTTTGCGCTTGCGTCGTATGGATGGCTTCTCGAAGAACCGACGAGCCTTGAGCTCCTTAAAGAGCCCCTCTTTAATCAACTTACGCTTGAGAATCTTCATCGCTTTTTCGATGTTGTGAGAAACTACAACCTCCATTGGGCCGCCACGATCGAATGAGCCCCCACGATCACCACCACGCGGACGATCGTCAGAATTGTTAGAACGGGCCTCACGGGTATCAACGTCTGGACTGCGTACCTTATTATCCATTTTCTCTGAATCAACTTTATCGTTCATAGCTCCGATGACCATCCCTTATCTGAATCTCTTAGAATTAATTGCAGGAACTAACTTCACTGCTTAACTTCACTGCGTAACTTTACTGCGTAGCCAACTTTACTGCGCAGCCAGCGGACATTCCGCGGCGGGTAGACTAAAGACCTTGGATCTTTAGCAAAAAAGCACCTAAGAAGTAAAGAGATTATGCCCTTAAAGTATAGGTCTATAAGGATATATAGAGCAACTAGAGGGTATTATGCCGCTACTATTTGAAATACGGTCACCTCAGGGGGGCAATTTAGCCGAAATGGGAGCCCAACCATCCCAAGACCACGCGAGGTATAGACCTGCACGTCGTTATTAACTTTGACCAAACCGGCCACAAAGCGCTTGTCGGTTACAGGTACGGCGAACGGCCCTAACCCCGGCAGACAGATCTGACCCCCGTGTGTGTGTCCGCACAGGGCTAGGCTAAAGTAGCTATCCCCTCGTTCAAGTAGGGCCGTAAGGTAATCCGGGTTGTGACTTATAAGGATGCGAGATGATACTCCGTTTTGCAGGGGGCGAGCTGGGGGGAGGGTTGGTAGTCCGGTTAAATAGTCGTCTACACCGAAGAACGAGAGCGACTGCTCGCCCCGTACGACATTAAACTCTTCGTTAACTAGTAGGCGGATCTGTGGAAAGGGTCGAAAGGCATCGAAGCAGAGCTGTGTGGAGTTCCAGCGCTCATGGTTTCCGAGCACTCCGATTACACCATCTGGTGGAGAAAAATGTGAGAGGATCTGTGCGGCATCGTTAAAGAGCAGCGGTATAGAGGCACGCGCGCTCAACTTTGCGTAGCGCTCATTTCTAACATATCCGAGTAAGGGCCATAATGGGTTCTCATTTGTAAGGATATAGTCTCCCCCCAGGACGAGCAGGTCTAGCTGCTCAGAGGCGAGCTGATCCAGCGCAGACAAGATCCGTTCCTGTGGCATCCAGATGCCGAGATGCATGTCAGTTAGGAATCCGATGCGGTAGCCTTCGAAAGCTCGCGGTAGTTTAGGAATTCGTACCGTTACCCGCTCAAGGGTTAGCTGTTGATAGCCGCTCTCAGCTCCAATCTTGCTGCAAGCAGCGGCTATTGTGAGCCCAGAGGTGGCCAGAAGGCCTGCTTGCAGCAATGTTCTACGTGATAGGACCGGATTAGCCATCTGGGTTTACTGTAATGCTATCGCTCACGGAGCGGCACAGCCAGCACAGCGCCGCCCACAGCCGATCGTTTCCGTTGCCAGAAGCTTCTAGTTCTCTCGCTTCTGACCGCCAGCGCCCAGCCACCAGATGAGATCCAGGCGTGCAGCGCCTTAATATCTGGGTGTCTGTTTTCAAGCTCGCGAAATTGCGCGCCGTGCCACAATCTTTTATTGCTGCGTGAGCGATCTACCTGCTCTCCGATTACGGCATGACAGAGCTCATGGTAGAGGACCGGCGCGATCCAGCGAAGCGCGGTTGGCTCAAGTAGCTCACGAGCAACGACTACTTTTCTGCGACGGATATTGCACGATGCCAGCACCCGTTTTTGAGCACGAGAGCTCCATACGATGCGATATGAATCAAGCTCTGAGCGCAATGGAAAGAACTCTCGCCGCAATTCGCACCAGATCTGATAGAGAAATTGATCGCTTATTACAGCACGCTTCGGTTGTATCCGGCGAGGTGCGAGTAGTAGTTGTAGTTGGCGCAGTATTCCCATCTTGGCTATGTATGCTGGCGGCTAGTAGTCATCCTCTTTAAAGTCGATAAAGAAGATTCCGCCCAGAAAATCTACTATTTCGTCCAGGCAAACGCCGCCGTACACACCCGCAAGTATAACGTCAGCCCCGACACCTATCTCGGCCGGACAGATCGCACGATCTGCCGATTCAACAAAGGCTGGTCCGATACCGAATTCATTTGAGGTCTCAATTAATATCGGAATACGGCGACCTAAATCCCCCACACGTACCGAGGCGGGCAA
The Pseudomonadota bacterium genome window above contains:
- a CDS encoding SprT-like domain-containing protein; amino-acid sequence: MGILRQLQLLLAPRRIQPKRAVISDQFLYQIWCELRREFFPLRSELDSYRIVWSSRAQKRVLASCNIRRRKVVVARELLEPTALRWIAPVLYHELCHAVIGEQVDRSRSNKRLWHGAQFRELENRHPDIKALHAWISSGGWALAVRSERTRSFWQRKRSAVGGAVLAVPLRER
- the rpsU gene encoding 30S ribosomal protein S21 — protein: MEVVVSHNIEKAMKILKRKLIKEGLFKELKARRFFEKPSIRRKRKEKEARKKQRKDEARLNSGPGLL
- a CDS encoding metallophosphoesterase; this encodes MANPVLSRRTLLQAGLLATSGLTIAAACSKIGAESGYQQLTLERVTVRIPKLPRAFEGYRIGFLTDMHLGIWMPQERILSALDQLASEQLDLLVLGGDYILTNENPLWPLLGYVRNERYAKLSARASIPLLFNDAAQILSHFSPPDGVIGVLGNHERWNSTQLCFDAFRPFPQIRLLVNEEFNVVRGEQSLSFFGVDDYLTGLPTLPPARPLQNGVSSRILISHNPDYLTALLERGDSYFSLALCGHTHGGQICLPGLGPFAVPVTDKRFVAGLVKVNNDVQVYTSRGLGMVGLPFRLNCPPEVTVFQIVAA